A single region of the Alosa alosa isolate M-15738 ecotype Scorff River chromosome 6, AALO_Geno_1.1, whole genome shotgun sequence genome encodes:
- the LOC125296383 gene encoding nucleus accumbens-associated protein 1 isoform X2, producing MAQTLQMAIPNFGNNVLECLNEQRLQGLYCDVSVVVKGHAFKAHRAVLAASSSYFRDLFNASGGAGNKTPVVELPPAVQPQSFQQILSFCYTGRLSMNVGDQFLLMYTAGFLQIQQIMEKGTEFFLKVSSPSCDSQGLHAEEGAPPSEPQSPVAQTTVGVSVGGGGGGGGGGGVDQPRSSSRPASCLTPLPLVSKVKTEQPEASPYSVVCTPVAKRLWEGGNRGESGGGSGGSGGSMRKAARFSQEAARGSSIQSSLGLGLALAGNGGGAGSNGNGTSTATPEGTSPGNLSAYTSDSPISYHDDEEEEEVVDDGTEEQYRQICNMYTMYSMLNMGAAVAGERVEALPDHSETRSRGRGRQDLASLPTELIAQIGNRCHPKLYEEGDPAEKLELVSGTNVYISRAQLMNCHISAGTRHKVLLRRLLAAFFDRSTLANSCGTGIRSSTNDPSRKPLDNRVLHAVKFYCQNFATSFKESEMNAIAADMCTNARRVVRKSWIPKLKLLMAEGDAYASFLPDGVKLEADALGAEGAFDPAGLEGGPAGGPGEVGASDSLQDVGGDSSSLF from the exons ATGGCTCAGACCCTTCAGATGGCGATTCCCAATTTCGGCAACAACGTCCTGGAGTGTCTGAACGAGCAGCGTCTGCAGGGTCTCTACTGCGACGTGTCGGTGGTGGTCAAGGGCCATGCCTTCAAGGCGCACCGGGCCGTGCTGGCGGCCAGCAGCTCCTACTTCCGCGACCTGTTCAACGCCAGTGGCGGCGCCGGCAACAAGACGCCGGTGGTGGAGCTGCCGCCCGCGGTCCAGCCGCAGAGCTTCCAGCAGATTCTGTCCTTCTGCTACACGGGTCGCCTGAGCATGAACGTGGGCGACCAGTTCTTGCTCATGTACACGGCGGGCTTCCTGCAGATCCAGCAGATCATGGAGAAGGGCACCGAGTTCTTCCTGAAGGTCAGCTCGCCCAGCTGTGACTCGCAGGGCCTGCACGCCGAGGAGGGGGCGCCGCCGTCCGAGCCCCAGAGCCCTGTGGCGCAGACCACAGTGGGGGTCAGCgttggcggtggtggtgggggaggaggaggaggtggggtcgACCAGCCACGGTCGAGCAGCCGGCCGGCGTCCTGCCTGACCCCGCTGCCGCTGGTGTCCAAGGTGAAGACGGAGCAGCCGGAGGCGTCGCCCTACTCGGTGGTGTGCACACCCGTGGCCAAGCGCCTCTGGGAGGGCGGCAACCGGGGCGAGAGCGGTGGCGGCTCGGGGGGGTCGGGCGGCAGCATGCGCAAGGCGGCCCGCTTCTCCCAGGAGGCTGCCCGCGGCAGCTCCATCCAGAGCagcctgggcctgggcctggcGCTGGCGGGCAACGGGGGCGGCGCCGGCAGCAACGGGAACGGCACCAGCACGGCCACCCCCGAGGGCACCAGCCCGGGCAACCTCAGCGCCTACACCAGCGACTCTCCCATCTCTTACCACGacgacgaggaagaggaggaggtggtggacgACGGCACGGAGGAGCAGTATCGACAGATCTGCAACATGTACACCATGTACAGCATGCTCAACATGGGCGCAGCAG TGGCGGGCGAGCGCGTGGAGGCCCTGCCTGACCACTCCGAGACGCGGAGTCGGGGCCGAGGGCGGCAGGACCTGGCCTCTTTGCCCACGGAGCTCATAGCACAGATCGGCAACCGCTGCCACCCCAAGCTGTACGAGGAGGGCGACCCTGCCGAGAAACTGGAGCTGGTCTCAG gcaccaACGTGTACATCTCGAGGGCCCAGCTCATGAACTGTCATATCAGTGCAGGCACCAGACACAAGGTTCTCCTGCGGAGGTTGCTGGCTGCGTTCTTTGACAG GAGCACTCTGGCGAACAGCTGCGGAACCGGCATCCGCTCCTCCACCAACGACCCCAGCCGCAAGCCTCTGGACAACCGCGTCCTGCACGCTGTCAAGT TCTACTGCCAGAACTTTGCCACCAGCTTCAAGGAGAGCGAGATGAACGCCATCGCGGCGGACATGTGCACCAACGCGCGGCGCGTGGTGCGCAAGAGCTGGATCCCCAAGCTGAAGCTGCTGATGGCCGAGGGTGACGCCTACGCCAGCTTCCTGCCCGACGGGGTCAAGCTGGAGGCGGACGCGCTTGGCGCTGAGGGCGCCTTCGACCCAGCCGGCCTGGAGGGCGGTCCGGCCGGAGGCCCTGGCGAGGTGGGGGCCAGCGACTCCCTGCAGGACGTGGGAGGGGACAGCAGCTCCTTGTTTTAG
- the LOC125296383 gene encoding nucleus accumbens-associated protein 1 isoform X1, whose translation MAQTLQMAIPNFGNNVLECLNEQRLQGLYCDVSVVVKGHAFKAHRAVLAASSSYFRDLFNASGGAGNKTPVVELPPAVQPQSFQQILSFCYTGRLSMNVGDQFLLMYTAGFLQIQQIMEKGTEFFLKVSSPSCDSQGLHAEEGAPPSEPQSPVAQTTVGVSVGGGGGGGGGGGVDQPRSSSRPASCLTPLPLVSKVKTEQPEASPYSVVCTPVAKRLWEGGNRGESGGGSGGSGGSMRKAARFSQEAARGSSIQSSLGLGLALAGNGGGAGSNGNGTSTATPEGTSPGNLSAYTSDSPISYHDDEEEEEVVDDGTEEQYRQICNMYTMYSMLNMGAAGESTRHGAPPATVAGERVEALPDHSETRSRGRGRQDLASLPTELIAQIGNRCHPKLYEEGDPAEKLELVSGTNVYISRAQLMNCHISAGTRHKVLLRRLLAAFFDRSTLANSCGTGIRSSTNDPSRKPLDNRVLHAVKFYCQNFATSFKESEMNAIAADMCTNARRVVRKSWIPKLKLLMAEGDAYASFLPDGVKLEADALGAEGAFDPAGLEGGPAGGPGEVGASDSLQDVGGDSSSLF comes from the exons ATGGCTCAGACCCTTCAGATGGCGATTCCCAATTTCGGCAACAACGTCCTGGAGTGTCTGAACGAGCAGCGTCTGCAGGGTCTCTACTGCGACGTGTCGGTGGTGGTCAAGGGCCATGCCTTCAAGGCGCACCGGGCCGTGCTGGCGGCCAGCAGCTCCTACTTCCGCGACCTGTTCAACGCCAGTGGCGGCGCCGGCAACAAGACGCCGGTGGTGGAGCTGCCGCCCGCGGTCCAGCCGCAGAGCTTCCAGCAGATTCTGTCCTTCTGCTACACGGGTCGCCTGAGCATGAACGTGGGCGACCAGTTCTTGCTCATGTACACGGCGGGCTTCCTGCAGATCCAGCAGATCATGGAGAAGGGCACCGAGTTCTTCCTGAAGGTCAGCTCGCCCAGCTGTGACTCGCAGGGCCTGCACGCCGAGGAGGGGGCGCCGCCGTCCGAGCCCCAGAGCCCTGTGGCGCAGACCACAGTGGGGGTCAGCgttggcggtggtggtgggggaggaggaggaggtggggtcgACCAGCCACGGTCGAGCAGCCGGCCGGCGTCCTGCCTGACCCCGCTGCCGCTGGTGTCCAAGGTGAAGACGGAGCAGCCGGAGGCGTCGCCCTACTCGGTGGTGTGCACACCCGTGGCCAAGCGCCTCTGGGAGGGCGGCAACCGGGGCGAGAGCGGTGGCGGCTCGGGGGGGTCGGGCGGCAGCATGCGCAAGGCGGCCCGCTTCTCCCAGGAGGCTGCCCGCGGCAGCTCCATCCAGAGCagcctgggcctgggcctggcGCTGGCGGGCAACGGGGGCGGCGCCGGCAGCAACGGGAACGGCACCAGCACGGCCACCCCCGAGGGCACCAGCCCGGGCAACCTCAGCGCCTACACCAGCGACTCTCCCATCTCTTACCACGacgacgaggaagaggaggaggtggtggacgACGGCACGGAGGAGCAGTATCGACAGATCTGCAACATGTACACCATGTACAGCATGCTCAACATGGGCGCAGCAGGTGAGAGCACACGCCATGGGGCACCCCCAGCGACAG TGGCGGGCGAGCGCGTGGAGGCCCTGCCTGACCACTCCGAGACGCGGAGTCGGGGCCGAGGGCGGCAGGACCTGGCCTCTTTGCCCACGGAGCTCATAGCACAGATCGGCAACCGCTGCCACCCCAAGCTGTACGAGGAGGGCGACCCTGCCGAGAAACTGGAGCTGGTCTCAG gcaccaACGTGTACATCTCGAGGGCCCAGCTCATGAACTGTCATATCAGTGCAGGCACCAGACACAAGGTTCTCCTGCGGAGGTTGCTGGCTGCGTTCTTTGACAG GAGCACTCTGGCGAACAGCTGCGGAACCGGCATCCGCTCCTCCACCAACGACCCCAGCCGCAAGCCTCTGGACAACCGCGTCCTGCACGCTGTCAAGT TCTACTGCCAGAACTTTGCCACCAGCTTCAAGGAGAGCGAGATGAACGCCATCGCGGCGGACATGTGCACCAACGCGCGGCGCGTGGTGCGCAAGAGCTGGATCCCCAAGCTGAAGCTGCTGATGGCCGAGGGTGACGCCTACGCCAGCTTCCTGCCCGACGGGGTCAAGCTGGAGGCGGACGCGCTTGGCGCTGAGGGCGCCTTCGACCCAGCCGGCCTGGAGGGCGGTCCGGCCGGAGGCCCTGGCGAGGTGGGGGCCAGCGACTCCCTGCAGGACGTGGGAGGGGACAGCAGCTCCTTGTTTTAG
- the ier2a gene encoding immediate early response gene 2 protein has protein sequence MSQPQSETMDVTTEAKRIMVQALGKMYTLRTQRGGLRLHRSLLITLVMRSARDIYHSCRIASEQQEQQANFTGVTKELCQTAGTDTSCVPENDNSSLASNTQETQNSKTNVQGDPHNHDAEGSEDKENLSTTRPDRHSRKRRGKAAVEPDFLPCKKAKMEAEAIRRNSHSAALRTCCGINDSLTHIPMQRSIVSF, from the coding sequence ATGTCTCAACCACAAAGTGAAACAATGGACGTCACCACCGAGGCCAAGCGGATTATGGTTCAAGCTTTAGGGAAAATGTACACTTTACGCACGCAACGTGGTGGACTTCGCCTTCACCGAAGTTTGTTGATCACGCTTGTAATGAGATCGGCGAGAGACATTTACCACAGCTGCCGCATAGCCAGTGAACAACAAGAACAGCAAGCTAACTTCACTGGAGTCACAAAGGAGTTATGTCAAACAGCAGGCACGGACACTTCTTGCGTCCCAGAGAATGACAACTCCTCGCTTGCTTCAAATACACAAGAAACGCAAAACTCAAAGACTAATGTCCAGGGTGACCCACATAACCACGACGCTGAAGGGTCAGAGGACAAGGAAAATCTGAGTACCACCAGACCCGACCGACATTCCAGAAAGCGCCGCGGCAAAGCCGCTGTTGAGCCCGACTTTCTACCATGTAAAAAGGCGAAAATGGAAGCCGAAGCCATCAGGCGGAATTCACACAGCGCGGCGCTAAGGACCTGCTGTGGAATAAATGACTCTTTAACGCATATCCCCATGCAGAGGAGCATCGTTAGCTTTTGA